Sequence from the Methanosarcina siciliae T4/M genome:
AGGGCATTTCTGACCAGAAATCGGCTCCTGCAGCTGTAATGTGTCTCCAGAAACGTTCTTTGTCGGTAGTGTACCAGAACATCATGTGTTCGCCCAATAGCTCGCATGCACCTGTAAAATCCGTGAGAACTCCGTCCATATCCAGAAAAACCTTCAACCCTGAATCCTGTACGGAAAAGGGGGTGTAAGGAGAATTATCCGGAAGTATAGAATGAAAACTAAGGGAGTTGCCCCGAACCGGACTGCCCTGAACAGGATAACCCTGAAAAAAAACATTTTGGGCCGGGCTACTCCGGACTGGATTACTCTGACCATTATCAACAGGAGTTGAGTTATCCCTTACGGAACTTTTCCTTGTAAACCTGCGCTGATCATTATAATTGGACATGACAACCGTTCCTTATCTTATCTGGCGGAAAATAGTTTCCTAGTTATTATAGGAAGGATGTTAAATATATTTACTCTTAATAAATAATATAATTAACTGAATGGTTCATAAAATGGCAATAGTACAAAAAACTCCAATAATAATAATAATAATAATAAAATAATATTAAATGTAGTCATGGATAGAAAAACGAAAAAAGGAAAGTAAAAAGAAAAGTAATCATTCAGAGAATATAACTTTCAGGGAACATTTATGCTTCAGATTTTGTTTTAGATTTTGTTTTAGATTTTGTTTTAGGTTTTGTTTTAGATTTTGTTTTATTTTTTGTTTTAGATTTTGTTTTAGGTTTTGTTTTAGATTTTGTTTTAGATTTTTTTCAGTTTTTCTTCCGGATATCGTTTAGAGTTTCTTTAAAAGGACTATTTCTTTAAAGGGAGCTGCCTCATTGAAAGGAATATTTATAACTGTTACAAAGCTAATTCAGATTGATGGAAGGAAAAATGAAAAAATACCTGAAAATTACCATTTATACCTTTCTAACCCTATTCATACTTATTTTTATATCATATATTCTGGTTTTTTCCAACCCTTTTTTCATGAATACACACGTAAATTTGCTTGTTAAGCACAGCGGGACCGATCCTCATGAATTCAAGTTTGAAACTTACACAAAAGACGAATTTGCGCTGGAATATTTAAATATCTCATTAAGCCCGGAAGATGACTTTATAGAGCTTTTCGAGAGCCATTACGGCACTGCCAATAAAAAAGATGAATTCTTGATGATCACTTATGATATCCCTGACCCTGGAAATAATTCCACTTACACGCTTTACGGGATAAACAAGTATACCGATCTTGTCTACGTAAGTACCAGAAAAGCACACTGGGACGATGGAAGAAGAGGCGGAGCTTTTCATGAAGATGTAAGACCGCCGGAAAAGCCGGAAAGGGGATGAGCTAAAAATGACCCCTAAAAAGCCCGCTTTTTACCTCTGGCTTCTCCTGGTTGCAGGAGGAATAACGGCATACTTCCTCTATCCTGATGAGATCAATATCCTTTTTCTGGAAGACCTGTCCGAAAAAGACTATTACATGGCTTTGATTATCTATTTCCTGCTCCTGTCCGCCAGGGGTCTTACAATGATCCCTTCAACTCCCCTCCTGCTGGCAGGAGTACTGATCTTCGACCCTCTGGAACTCTTCATCGTAAACATGGCAGGAATACTGAGTTCTTCTACCATAGTCTACTATCTTTCAAAATTCCTGGGCTTTGACTCCTATTTTGAAACAAAGCACGGAAAATATTTCCGAAGAATAAGGAGAAGCCTCACCGACAAAGAACTCCCGGTAATTGTCGGCTGGAGTTTTTTTCCGCTTGTACCCACGGATTTGATAGTTTATGTCGGCTCAAGCCTGAAAATACCCCTGCTCAAATGTCTGCTTGGTGTTTTTGTGGGAGAATCCGTACTCAATGCATTTTATATCTTTTCGACAAACCTGCTCCTGAAGCTTTGAAATTAATTTCATCCTGGCCAAAAATAAGCATCAGGCTTTCCTGAAAACATTTAAACCTGCATGAAGCTCATAGGTCACATGAACCTAAATCACACGAACCCGGTAAGTAACTTTCAAATAATACTCCTTTTATATTCCTATCCACAGTAAACGAAATGTAAAGGATGAGAGCCAGTGAAAAACCATCG
This genomic interval carries:
- a CDS encoding 5' nucleotidase, NT5C type, yielding MSNYNDQRRFTRKSSVRDNSTPVDNGQSNPVRSSPAQNVFFQGYPVQGSPVRGNSLSFHSILPDNSPYTPFSVQDSGLKVFLDMDGVLTDFTGACELLGEHMMFWYTTDKERFWRHITAAGADFWSEMPWMEGGRELHCFLKRTGLHPTILSALPNPDRKLALINARKGKIEWLKKELGTPYANNAILCFRPEKALQSGTSRVLIDDNSENIHEWEEAGGTGILHKNTNRTIRCLGRIVEKEQMT
- a CDS encoding TVP38/TMEM64 family protein, which encodes MTPKKPAFYLWLLLVAGGITAYFLYPDEINILFLEDLSEKDYYMALIIYFLLLSARGLTMIPSTPLLLAGVLIFDPLELFIVNMAGILSSSTIVYYLSKFLGFDSYFETKHGKYFRRIRRSLTDKELPVIVGWSFFPLVPTDLIVYVGSSLKIPLLKCLLGVFVGESVLNAFYIFSTNLLLKL